GACGAGGAACGTGAACTGCTCGACCGGCGTGAGTCCGAGGCTGCCGACGAACGTCTTGCCGTCGTTCGAGTCGACGACGTTGTCCCAGCCGTTCACGATGCCGAGCATCAGGCTCGCTTGCGTGCCGAACGCGTAGGTCGCCGTCGCGCCTGCGTGCGTGAAGGGATTGGCCCACGAGAACGTGAGCGAGCGGCTGATGTTCGGGTTGCTCCAGGGCTCGATGACCTCGGGCCCGATGTGGGTCACGAACTTGCCGGCCTTCAGCTGGAGATCCGGAAGCCCCGGGAAGTTGTAGGTGATGTAGGCTTCCTGGAGGTCGACCGAATTCTGCTCCTCGGCGACGTTGCCGCTCGTGCCGTCGCCGTCCCAGTCGGTGCCGAGGCGTTCGGCGAGCTTGCCGAAGTCGACCTTGGTCACGAAGCCGACGCCGTCATCACCCGGCGCGCGCGAGATCTGCAACTGGAAGAGATCGAGGACGAAGCTGTTGTGGTCCTGGTCGAAGGAGCGCAGCGAGATGCGCTTCGAGTCCGGATCGTTGAAATCGTACTTGTACGAGGTCGCGATGCCGCCGCCGAGCTTGATGCCGAACGGCAGATGCTTGATGTGCGCCTCGATCTGGTCGAGCCGGCGCTGCAGCTCCGAGGTGTCGCAGCACCCCGCCGGCTCGCCCTTGCGCTCGAGCCGCTCGAGCCGCTCTTCCAGCGTGAGCCCTCCTTCGGCCCGCGCGTCGGTGGCGACGGCGAGGCTCGCTGCTGCGGCCACGACGGCCATGTACGTCGGCAACCATTTCGTCTTCGTCATGATGCCCTCCTCGATGGCGGTGCGCACCGATGCGCGTGGTCAGACGAGGTCCGTCGAGCAAGGCCGGTGCCAGTCGGCGGCGACGAATCGTCCGGCCAGGCGTCGGAAATTCCGTGGTGTCCACGGATCCCGCATGCTCGACCGGCGGGCGGTGATGAGAAAATGGGCAGCGTAGGACGTGCGCGGTCTCGCGCCACGGCAGCGGACCCGCTCTACCGGCCGGATGCCATGTGCTATCGACGAGCGGTGCGGGGAAGGGGGTGAACGTGGGGACGCTCTTCTGGGTCGCGGTGGCGCTCGGGGTCGTCGAGGGGGTGACGGAGTTCGTGCCGGTCTCGTCGACGGGGCATCTGATCCTCACCGGCGCCTGGCTGGCCTTTCCCGACGAGAAGGCGGCCGCCTTCGAGATCTTCATCCAGCTCGGAGCGGTGGCGGCCGTCGTGTGGTTCTACCGCGAGCGCATTGGCGCCCT
Above is a genomic segment from Deltaproteobacteria bacterium containing:
- a CDS encoding porin yields the protein MTKTKWLPTYMAVVAAAASLAVATDARAEGGLTLEERLERLERKGEPAGCCDTSELQRRLDQIEAHIKHLPFGIKLGGGIATSYKYDFNDPDSKRISLRSFDQDHNSFVLDLFQLQISRAPGDDGVGFVTKVDFGKLAERLGTDWDGDGTSGNVAEEQNSVDLQEAYITYNFPGLPDLQLKAGKFVTHIGPEVIEPWSNPNISRSLTFSWANPFTHAGATATYAFGTQASLMLGIVNGWDNVVDSNDGKTFVGSLGLTPVEQFTFLVNGIYGAEQPDRGDSKRGLIDLVATIKPVENFGIILNYDYGNETDLDVGGDAEWNTFSGILAYDLVDALPVPIGFALRGEYFDDSDGTRLPTPNGDGFGNHQSAWEITATFKVVLAEGLMFRTEYRYDKGQHQLYEKSLVGADDDFQNDQQTIAAELSYVF